Genomic window (Vibrio pomeroyi):
GGGTAACGAGTAGCGAGATACGAAGAGCCGGGAAAGAGCAGTTTCGAAATACGAGTAACGAATAGCTTAAGAGCTCGTGATATTAATTGGATCTAGCTTTTAGTTCTCCCCCTTGAACGCCGTTCGTTTGTGAGCGGTGATGTTCATCAAAGGGGGAGTTAGAGGGGGAGGAAATCTATGTGTTACCATCCCCTCCCAGCCTCCCGTCACGGCTTTTCCTCCTCTTAGCTCTTCGTTTACTCGTATCTCGCTACTCTCATCTGCTCTTTAGCTTTTCGCATCTGCTCTTATCTACATTTAAAACCATTCAACTAGGTTGATAATAACCACAATTTGTGGATAATGCTTACGGATTAAATTAACCGTATGCAAGCGCATTTTTTTATTGCTACGTTTTAGACAAAATACGCCTATTCAAATTCCATATTGATAGGGGCAGATTAACTACGCAATGTGGTGTCGCGGAATATCAAGGGGCGGTAGCGTTCCTATCTTTGATGCTAAGATGGAAGCGAGGTCACGGTAATGGCTATCCTTAACTCTCTTAAATACTGCGTAGCTGATAAAGTTGTCTGTTCTAACTTCTTTGGGTGTCCTTTGGGATATCACGACACATTCCGTTTCTATGACTTGGTTAACATGAAGATTAATAAAAATCGTCTCCTTTTAGCGCTCCTTCCTGTATTGCTTGCAGGGTGTACTACTCCAGGAACTCATCTTTCTACTGGCAACAAGAATGTGATTCAACCTTCAGAGGAACAGCAAGAATCTGATATCTCTGATGTGGTTAACCTTTATCCACTGACCGCGCAATCAGTATCGAGTTTCCGAAATGAATCTTTATCGGTTTCCCAAGCTAACCCGACATTAGATGTTGATATTGCAAAGTATGAATACCAAGTGGGCGTTGGTGACATCTTAAACATCACCATTTGGGATCACCCTGAACTGACCATTCCTGCGGGCTCTTATCGTAGTAGTACCGAAGCAGGTAACTGGGTTCATGCTGACGGCACGATTTTCTATCCATATATTGGTACAGTAGAGGTGGCGGGAAAAACCGTTCGTGAAGTGCGTGCTGATATTGCCAGTCGCTTAGCTAAGTACATTGAAAGCCCTCAGGTTGATGTTAACGTCGCCGCTTTCCGCTCTAAGAAAACTTATATTACTGGCGAGGTGTCAAACCCTGGCCAGCAGCCGATCACTAATATCCCATTAACGTTACTGGATGCCGTGAACCGTTCGGGCGGTTTGTCTGAGGATGCAGACTGGCGTAATGTTTCATTAACGCGTAATGGCGTAGAAGAAAACCTTTCACTTTACGGCTTAATGCAACGTGGTGATTTAACCCAAAACCGCTTATTGCAAGCGGGTGA
Coding sequences:
- a CDS encoding polysaccharide export protein produces the protein MKINKNRLLLALLPVLLAGCTTPGTHLSTGNKNVIQPSEEQQESDISDVVNLYPLTAQSVSSFRNESLSVSQANPTLDVDIAKYEYQVGVGDILNITIWDHPELTIPAGSYRSSTEAGNWVHADGTIFYPYIGTVEVAGKTVREVRADIASRLAKYIESPQVDVNVAAFRSKKTYITGEVSNPGQQPITNIPLTLLDAVNRSGGLSEDADWRNVSLTRNGVEENLSLYGLMQRGDLTQNRLLQAGDIVHVPRNDNQKVFVMGEVNDPQLLKIDRVGMSLTEALSNVGGINQLTADATGVFVIRTSDDKSERMADIYQLNMEDASALVIGTEFDLKPYDIVYVTAAPISRWNRVIGQLVPTISGFNDLTEGMLRVRNW